In a genomic window of Salegentibacter salegens:
- the ccoG gene encoding cytochrome c oxidase accessory protein CcoG: MENQEKFRDTIATADDEGKRLWVFPKKPSGRFYEYRKYVSYVLLILLFAAPFVKINGNQFMMFNILERRFNIFGFPFWPQDFHIFVIMMVIGVVFIILFTVAFGRIFCGWLCPQTIFMEMVFRRIEYWIEGDRGKQMRLEKQKWDAEKIRKRSLKWFLFFVISFLIANVFLAYLMGSDRLIQYVTDGPFNHLSTFISLLIFTAVFYFVFAWFREQVCVIACPYGRLQGVLLDNKSIVVAYDHKRGEKEKGRAKFKKNETRAETGKGDCIDCFQCVQVCPTGIDIRNGTQLECINCTACIDACDSMMEAVDLPKGLIRYASEENIEKKAKFKFTPRLKGYSIVLGILTAVLVGMLFIRSEIEARILRLPGQLYERKAENIVSNVFTYKLVNKTTADFEDVEFRLLSHKGEIKPVKHSNITVPGQELTEGTLFIEIHSAVLENEKEKLKIGVYSGDRLIETTSTTFMGPRSFN, translated from the coding sequence TTGGAAAATCAGGAAAAATTCAGAGATACAATTGCCACGGCAGACGACGAGGGTAAAAGACTATGGGTTTTTCCGAAGAAACCTTCAGGTAGATTTTATGAGTATAGAAAATATGTAAGTTATGTATTGCTCATTTTACTTTTTGCCGCTCCATTTGTAAAAATTAACGGCAATCAGTTTATGATGTTCAATATCCTGGAAAGACGATTCAATATTTTTGGGTTTCCTTTCTGGCCACAGGATTTTCACATTTTTGTAATTATGATGGTAATTGGGGTGGTTTTTATCATCCTCTTTACTGTTGCTTTCGGAAGGATTTTTTGTGGCTGGCTTTGCCCACAAACCATTTTTATGGAAATGGTTTTCCGCAGAATTGAATACTGGATTGAAGGAGATCGTGGCAAACAAATGCGCCTTGAAAAACAAAAATGGGATGCTGAAAAAATTAGAAAACGCTCCTTAAAGTGGTTTTTGTTTTTTGTGATTTCTTTTCTAATTGCCAATGTTTTCCTGGCCTATTTAATGGGTAGTGACCGTCTTATACAATATGTAACTGATGGTCCTTTTAACCACCTCAGTACTTTTATTTCTTTATTGATTTTCACCGCGGTATTCTATTTTGTGTTTGCCTGGTTTAGAGAACAGGTTTGTGTAATTGCCTGTCCTTATGGTAGGCTGCAAGGCGTGTTACTCGATAATAAATCTATTGTTGTAGCCTATGATCACAAACGTGGAGAAAAAGAAAAAGGAAGGGCAAAATTCAAAAAAAATGAAACCCGTGCAGAAACAGGAAAAGGCGACTGTATAGACTGTTTTCAATGCGTACAGGTTTGCCCAACCGGGATAGATATTAGAAACGGTACGCAGCTGGAATGTATAAATTGTACTGCATGTATAGATGCCTGCGATAGTATGATGGAAGCTGTAGATCTTCCAAAAGGATTAATCAGGTATGCCAGCGAAGAGAATATTGAAAAGAAAGCAAAATTCAAATTTACGCCCAGGTTAAAAGGTTACAGTATTGTTTTAGGAATTTTAACCGCGGTATTGGTTGGGATGTTGTTTATAAGAAGCGAAATTGAAGCCAGGATCTTAAGGTTACCAGGCCAGTTATACGAACGTAAAGCCGAGAATATAGTTAGTAATGTATTTACCTATAAACTGGTAAATAAAACTACGGCCGATTTTGAAGATGTTGAATTCAGGTTATTATCCCATAAGGGTGAAATAAAGCCGGTAAAGCATTCAAATATTACCGTACCGGGACAGGAATTAACCGAAGGAACACTTTTTATCGAAATTCATTCGGCCGTACTGGAAAACGAAAAAGAAAAACTCAAGATTGGGGTTTATAGCGGTGATAGGTTAATAGAAACTACCAGCACTACCTTTATGGGACCACGTAGTTTTAATTAA
- a CDS encoding FixH family protein, whose product MGLKKEKMKINWGTGIVIGMALFISFIMYLVINMLTDTKFDHDLVTEEYYQKELHYQEEIDAENNAFSLEKNISDRRVKDGWLVEFPKNLELSKISGNLNFYRPSNAKLDFNIPLELTSHQIFIADKNLVNGRWNINIHWEYEETPYLYKNEIVY is encoded by the coding sequence ATGGGATTAAAAAAGGAAAAGATGAAAATAAACTGGGGAACAGGAATTGTGATTGGAATGGCACTTTTTATCAGTTTTATTATGTATTTGGTGATTAATATGCTCACCGACACAAAATTTGACCACGATTTGGTAACCGAAGAATATTACCAGAAAGAATTACACTATCAGGAGGAAATTGATGCAGAAAATAATGCTTTTTCTTTGGAAAAAAATATTAGTGATCGCCGTGTAAAAGATGGATGGCTCGTTGAGTTTCCCAAAAACCTGGAACTTTCTAAAATTTCAGGAAATTTAAATTTTTATCGCCCGTCTAATGCAAAGCTAGATTTTAATATCCCTTTGGAATTAACCTCACATCAAATTTTTATTGCGGATAAAAATTTGGTTAATGGACGTTGGAATATCAATATTCACTGGGAATATGAAGAAACTCCCTATTTATATAAAAACGAAATAGTTTACTAA
- a CDS encoding sulfite exporter TauE/SafE family protein, whose protein sequence is MWVSALIFGLLGSFHCVGMCGPIAFLLPVDHKNNLKKLGQIALYHFGRLSSYAIIGLLFGLLGNSFRLFGLQQQLSILVGILMILIILIPYKKFSKYNGSKFIFKIVSKVKSSLGKQLKQKSPDTFYTIGFLNGFLPCGLVYMAVFGAIASGTALEGSLYMALFGLGTVPLMTAAIYLGNFINLNLRSKIRKAVPVFVVIMGMLFILRGMGLGIPYLSPMEITPEITAAQSCH, encoded by the coding sequence ATGTGGGTTTCGGCACTAATATTCGGGCTTTTAGGAAGTTTTCACTGCGTGGGTATGTGCGGTCCTATTGCGTTTTTATTGCCGGTAGATCATAAAAACAATTTAAAAAAACTTGGCCAGATCGCGCTTTATCATTTTGGAAGACTAAGCTCTTATGCCATTATAGGACTTTTATTTGGGTTGCTGGGCAACAGTTTTAGATTGTTTGGGCTTCAGCAGCAACTTTCAATTTTAGTGGGAATTTTAATGATTTTGATAATTCTTATTCCGTATAAAAAATTCAGTAAATACAACGGTTCAAAATTTATTTTCAAAATTGTTTCAAAAGTAAAAAGCAGCCTGGGAAAACAATTGAAACAAAAATCACCCGATACTTTTTATACCATTGGATTTCTAAACGGTTTTCTCCCTTGTGGACTCGTTTATATGGCGGTTTTTGGAGCTATCGCTTCGGGAACGGCTTTAGAAGGCAGTTTATATATGGCACTTTTTGGCCTGGGAACGGTGCCTTTAATGACTGCCGCTATTTACCTCGGAAACTTTATTAATCTTAATCTTAGATCAAAAATTAGAAAAGCGGTTCCCGTGTTTGTAGTAATAATGGGAATGCTGTTTATACTTAGAGGAATGGGACTCGGAATTCCATACCTCTCCCCTATGGAAATAACTCCGGAAATTACAGCAGCGCAAAGCTGCCATTAA
- the hemN gene encoding oxygen-independent coproporphyrinogen III oxidase, which translates to MSSNLITKYNVPGPRYTSYPTVPYWDDKTFSSGAWENSLIRSFKENKEISLYIHLPFCESLCTFCGCNKRITKKHSVETPYIESVLREWDLYLEMLGDKPIIREVHLGGGTPTFFAPENLKFLLKMLFRKADRDCETELSFEGHPNNTTKEHLKVLAELGFRRVSYGVQDYSEKVQKAIHRIQPFQNVKDATDHAREAGFTSVGHDIIFGLPFQTKEDIIDTIEKTKQLMPDRIAFYSYAHVPWIKGNGQRGFKDSDLPGGDEKREMYETGKQMLEDAGYVEIGMDHFALKSDTLYKAVEEKKLHRNFMGYTTSSGTSMIGLGVSAISDSWYGFAQNEKSVEAYQELIAEGIIPVFRGHILNEEDLVIRKHILNLMCRLETNWAAPEDYFEELPEVLIKLREMEADGLVTFSKNGLTIPEKGRAFIRNICMAFDLRMQAQKPNTQLFSMTV; encoded by the coding sequence ATGTCTTCTAATCTTATTACTAAATATAACGTACCGGGACCACGTTATACCAGTTACCCTACTGTGCCGTATTGGGACGACAAAACATTTTCTTCAGGTGCCTGGGAAAACAGTTTAATACGAAGTTTTAAAGAAAATAAAGAAATTAGTCTTTATATACACTTACCGTTTTGTGAGAGCCTTTGTACTTTTTGTGGTTGTAATAAGCGAATTACCAAAAAGCATTCGGTTGAAACGCCCTATATAGAAAGCGTACTACGGGAATGGGATCTTTATCTTGAAATGCTGGGAGATAAACCAATTATTCGGGAAGTGCATCTTGGCGGTGGTACCCCAACCTTTTTTGCTCCTGAGAATCTTAAATTTCTTCTCAAAATGCTTTTTCGGAAAGCTGATAGAGATTGTGAAACAGAATTAAGTTTTGAAGGACATCCTAATAATACTACCAAAGAACATTTAAAAGTCCTGGCTGAACTTGGTTTTAGAAGGGTGAGTTATGGCGTACAGGATTATAGTGAAAAAGTACAAAAAGCTATACATAGAATTCAACCTTTTCAAAATGTAAAAGATGCTACAGATCACGCACGGGAAGCCGGTTTTACTTCGGTAGGGCACGATATTATTTTTGGGTTACCATTTCAAACCAAAGAAGATATTATTGATACCATAGAAAAGACAAAACAATTAATGCCAGATCGTATTGCGTTTTACAGCTATGCTCACGTACCGTGGATTAAAGGTAACGGGCAGCGTGGTTTTAAGGATTCTGATCTTCCCGGGGGAGATGAAAAACGGGAAATGTATGAAACAGGAAAGCAAATGCTGGAAGATGCCGGTTATGTAGAAATTGGGATGGACCATTTTGCACTTAAAAGTGACACTCTTTATAAAGCTGTAGAGGAAAAAAAATTACATAGAAATTTTATGGGGTATACCACTTCTTCAGGGACTTCTATGATTGGCCTGGGAGTTTCAGCAATAAGTGACAGCTGGTACGGTTTTGCACAAAATGAGAAATCGGTTGAAGCATATCAGGAACTTATTGCCGAAGGGATTATTCCGGTATTTCGTGGGCATATTTTAAATGAAGAAGATCTGGTGATAAGAAAACATATCCTTAATTTAATGTGTCGCCTGGAAACGAACTGGGCAGCACCTGAAGATTATTTTGAAGAATTACCAGAGGTACTTATTAAATTGCGGGAAATGGAAGCAGACGGACTCGTTACTTTTTCTAAAAATGGATTAACAATCCCTGAAAAGGGAAGAGCTTTTATTCGTAATATTTGTATGGCTTTCGATTTAAGAATGCAGGCACAAAAACCCAACACCCAATTATTTTCTATGACGGTTTAG
- a CDS encoding SRPBCC family protein, whose product MSRKIKKEIRINENGSKVFNALVSPNLIKEWWGASQAIVVPDEDGVFALSWGENPDKADYIAAATISEFKPHVKLTLSNYTYLADNEYLPFKAKFKVKFRIQCETNYCVLKLEHSGFPNKSEADKFYSDCELGWEENLESLKNLVEKESLPVYS is encoded by the coding sequence ATGTCCCGAAAAATTAAGAAGGAAATTCGAATTAATGAAAATGGAAGTAAGGTGTTTAATGCGCTGGTAAGCCCAAATTTAATTAAAGAATGGTGGGGTGCTTCTCAGGCCATTGTGGTGCCAGACGAAGATGGTGTTTTTGCCTTAAGCTGGGGAGAAAACCCTGATAAAGCCGATTATATTGCTGCTGCCACTATTTCAGAATTTAAACCCCATGTAAAACTTACCTTAAGCAACTATACCTATTTGGCTGACAACGAATATTTACCCTTTAAGGCAAAATTTAAAGTGAAATTTAGGATTCAGTGTGAAACTAATTATTGTGTCTTAAAATTAGAACATTCCGGTTTTCCGAATAAATCTGAAGCAGATAAATTTTATTCAGACTGTGAATTAGGTTGGGAAGAAAACCTGGAATCGCTAAAAAATCTTGTAGAAAAGGAAAGTTTGCCGGTTTATAGTTAA
- a CDS encoding AI-2E family transporter, giving the protein MNSAQKTLLYPLVALVIGAYFLFTGLVDAKGFLAPLVTAIILALLLIPLANLMENKLNRLFSSLLSTILLLLFSFGVFILLSFQVKNFVDDWDKIKETMTPKIEQLQNYAYEHTALSSEDLEQYKEENDIQSMLTSGGNSGQKAFNFLNSVISFLSNYLLTFIYIFFLLNYRRRFKIFILKLFSNERKKEVKQIIDETARVAQFYLRGKLILIIILSILYSIGLGISGVNNYILIAVIASFLTLIPFIGNIIGMGLALIFGYLTQGETSILIGVILTFTIVQFIESYVLEPFIVGDKVDIHPFFVILAIILGNMIWGVMGMILAIPVLGILNVVFNHVPTLKPFGYLLSTDEEKD; this is encoded by the coding sequence ATGAATTCGGCACAAAAAACATTGCTCTACCCGCTCGTTGCTTTGGTAATAGGCGCTTATTTTCTTTTTACAGGCCTGGTTGATGCCAAGGGCTTCCTTGCTCCATTAGTTACAGCAATAATTCTTGCACTGCTGCTAATTCCATTAGCTAATCTTATGGAAAATAAGCTAAACCGCCTATTTTCGTCACTTTTAAGTACCATACTCTTACTTTTATTTTCTTTTGGGGTTTTTATTCTACTCTCTTTCCAAGTTAAAAATTTTGTAGACGATTGGGATAAAATTAAAGAAACCATGACCCCCAAAATAGAACAGCTGCAAAACTATGCTTACGAGCATACCGCTTTAAGTAGCGAAGATTTAGAACAATACAAAGAAGAAAATGATATACAAAGTATGCTCACTTCTGGCGGAAATTCGGGTCAAAAGGCATTTAATTTTCTTAACTCAGTAATCAGTTTTTTAAGTAACTATTTACTCACTTTTATTTATATTTTTTTCTTACTGAATTACAGAAGACGCTTTAAAATATTTATTCTAAAACTATTTTCAAATGAGCGTAAAAAAGAAGTCAAACAAATTATTGATGAAACTGCCCGGGTTGCACAGTTTTATTTAAGAGGAAAATTAATCTTAATTATAATCCTTTCTATTCTTTACAGTATAGGGCTTGGGATCTCGGGCGTGAATAATTATATTTTAATTGCAGTAATTGCTTCTTTTCTTACCCTTATTCCCTTTATAGGAAATATTATTGGGATGGGTCTCGCCTTAATTTTTGGTTACCTAACCCAGGGCGAAACCAGTATTCTAATTGGCGTAATCCTAACTTTTACCATCGTCCAGTTTATTGAAAGTTATGTTCTGGAACCGTTTATTGTAGGCGATAAGGTAGATATTCATCCATTTTTTGTTATCCTGGCAATAATTCTGGGTAATATGATTTGGGGAGTTATGGGAATGATCCTGGCCATTCCGGTATTGGGAATTTTAAATGTAGTCTTTAATCATGTTCCGACTTTAAAACCTTTTGGATACCTGCTAAGCACAGATGAGGAGAAAGATTAA
- a CDS encoding DUF1853 family protein, with protein MENRVGKQFEGFLKTPPLWINPFQEIEQFKLPGIEEPLTQSLTEDLPSLSSNFVMGKRVERFFEWIIRQNSNYNLLAENMQISRHKITLGELDFLIEDLINRQVFHIEMVYKFYVYDPSFTSETNRWIGPNRRDTLLQKTEKLKEKQFPLLFKDETKVLLNSLGLKSGEILQKTCFKANLFVPKQFQDKHFQEINNECVVGIWLQFKDFISAEYRGFQFYAPKKQDWPILPKHGENWVNHSEIISQIKNSFEKKRAPLIWVKKPGNKFERLFVVWW; from the coding sequence ATGGAAAATCGTGTTGGTAAGCAATTTGAAGGTTTTTTAAAAACACCTCCACTTTGGATAAATCCCTTTCAGGAAATAGAGCAATTTAAACTTCCTGGAATTGAGGAGCCATTAACGCAATCTTTAACCGAAGATTTACCGTCGCTCTCTTCAAATTTCGTGATGGGAAAGCGGGTAGAACGCTTTTTTGAATGGATAATTAGGCAAAACTCAAACTATAACCTCCTGGCTGAAAATATGCAAATTAGCCGGCATAAAATTACCCTGGGAGAACTCGATTTTCTAATAGAAGACTTAATAAACCGACAAGTATTTCATATTGAAATGGTTTATAAATTCTATGTTTACGATCCTTCTTTCACATCTGAAACCAACAGATGGATTGGTCCCAACCGCCGCGATACTTTACTACAAAAAACCGAAAAACTAAAAGAAAAACAGTTTCCCTTACTTTTTAAAGATGAGACAAAAGTGTTGTTGAATTCATTAGGTTTAAAGTCGGGTGAAATACTTCAGAAAACTTGTTTTAAAGCTAATTTATTTGTGCCGAAACAATTTCAGGATAAGCATTTCCAGGAAATTAATAATGAATGTGTGGTGGGGATATGGCTTCAATTTAAAGATTTTATTTCAGCTGAATATCGTGGTTTCCAATTTTACGCTCCAAAAAAGCAAGACTGGCCAATTTTACCAAAACATGGCGAAAATTGGGTTAATCATTCAGAAATAATTAGCCAAATTAAAAATTCTTTCGAAAAGAAAAGAGCACCATTAATTTGGGTAAAAAAACCGGGCAATAAATTTGAACGCTTATTTGTTGTTTGGTGGTAG
- a CDS encoding cation diffusion facilitator family transporter, whose amino-acid sequence MDQNSSEAIKASWLSIIGNALLAIAKFITGILGNSYALIADAIESTTDVFSSFLVLLGLKYSSRPPDKNHPYGHGKAEPLMTFAVVGFLVVSATVIAYESIDHIRTPHKVPEPYTLIVLAVIIIIKEYFYRKVSKKGDETNSTSLKADAWHHRSDAITSLMAFIGISIALFMGKGYETADDWAALFASGFILYNAYLILRPALGEVMDEHMYDDMIDDIRKISGRVTGVLDTEKCYVRKTGMTYHVDLHITVNAEISVKEGHDIAHNVKNELLAHFPEIFDVLIHVEPDDI is encoded by the coding sequence ATGGACCAAAATAGCAGCGAAGCAATAAAGGCCTCCTGGCTTAGCATTATAGGAAACGCTCTATTGGCTATTGCTAAATTTATCACCGGGATTTTGGGGAATTCTTACGCATTAATCGCCGATGCCATTGAGTCTACTACCGATGTGTTTTCGTCGTTTTTAGTACTATTAGGACTTAAATATTCAAGTCGACCACCAGATAAAAATCATCCTTACGGCCACGGCAAGGCCGAACCCTTAATGACTTTTGCTGTAGTAGGATTTTTAGTGGTTTCAGCTACCGTTATCGCTTACGAAAGTATAGATCACATTAGGACTCCGCACAAAGTTCCTGAACCTTATACCCTTATTGTACTTGCGGTCATTATAATTATTAAAGAATATTTCTACCGGAAAGTTTCTAAAAAGGGCGATGAAACAAACAGCACCTCTCTAAAGGCTGATGCCTGGCACCATCGCAGCGATGCCATTACTTCGCTAATGGCATTTATAGGAATTTCTATCGCACTCTTTATGGGAAAAGGTTACGAAACGGCAGATGACTGGGCTGCGCTTTTTGCGTCCGGATTTATTTTATACAATGCCTACCTCATTTTACGCCCTGCGCTTGGCGAAGTTATGGACGAGCATATGTATGATGATATGATTGACGATATTAGAAAGATATCAGGCAGGGTCACCGGAGTTTTAGATACCGAAAAATGCTATGTTAGAAAAACCGGAATGACCTATCACGTAGATCTTCATATTACTGTAAATGCAGAAATTAGCGTAAAAGAAGGTCATGATATTGCTCACAATGTAAAGAATGAACTCCTGGCCCACTTCCCCGAAATATTTGACGTACTTATTCACGTGGAACCCGATGATATTTAA
- a CDS encoding baeRF7 domain-containing protein, which translates to MSLINEKDLQKLSNQENKTCISIFIPTERAGKDVLEEKNKTHLKSLWKEVGNELKKKDISEEKIQEIGKPIEELINDKSFWRHQSDGLAIFAAEGFFEKYTLPVNFETHTYISNEFYIKPLVPILSGDARFNLLSLQVEEVKLYEATKFSIGTVEIDDLVPSRLEDRVGYDYEEKTLQQKSGASSMGQKNMHGHAGSDRERKDEILRFFHAVDKGLNEYLQKEKLPLVVACQDYLFPIYKEANTYQNFYEEVVPGNPSDTDMFGLHQAALKTLEPFLEKTKKEKMKKFNELNYTDNTGTSVTDILPAIQQGKVDTLFLENRSEIWGTYNNDNMNVSIDDEQTSKNYSLMNWAAKEVLRQGGNVFLIPDAQMPEKQSKMNALYRFN; encoded by the coding sequence ATGAGTTTGATTAATGAAAAAGACCTGCAAAAATTAAGCAATCAAGAAAATAAAACCTGTATTTCTATTTTTATTCCAACGGAAAGAGCTGGGAAAGATGTATTGGAAGAAAAAAATAAAACCCACCTGAAATCTCTGTGGAAAGAGGTTGGAAACGAGCTTAAGAAGAAAGATATTTCTGAAGAAAAAATTCAGGAAATTGGTAAACCCATTGAAGAGCTTATTAACGATAAATCTTTTTGGCGCCATCAAAGCGACGGACTCGCAATTTTTGCCGCTGAAGGTTTTTTTGAAAAATATACGCTTCCCGTAAACTTTGAAACGCATACGTATATTTCTAACGAGTTTTATATAAAACCGTTAGTTCCTATCTTATCTGGTGATGCCCGGTTTAATTTGCTTAGCCTTCAGGTTGAAGAAGTAAAGTTATATGAAGCTACCAAATTTAGCATCGGTACCGTAGAGATAGACGATTTGGTTCCTTCGAGATTAGAAGATCGTGTGGGTTATGACTATGAGGAAAAAACCTTACAACAAAAAAGTGGAGCTTCTTCCATGGGTCAAAAAAACATGCACGGCCATGCCGGTTCTGACCGAGAAAGAAAAGATGAAATTCTAAGGTTTTTCCATGCAGTAGATAAAGGTTTGAATGAATATCTACAAAAAGAAAAGTTACCATTAGTAGTGGCTTGCCAGGATTATTTATTTCCTATTTATAAAGAAGCTAACACCTATCAAAATTTTTATGAAGAAGTAGTTCCTGGCAATCCTTCAGATACCGATATGTTTGGCTTGCATCAGGCAGCCTTAAAAACCCTTGAACCCTTTTTGGAAAAGACAAAAAAGGAGAAAATGAAGAAATTTAATGAACTGAACTATACCGATAATACGGGCACTTCAGTAACCGATATTCTTCCGGCAATCCAACAGGGAAAAGTAGATACATTATTCCTTGAAAATCGAAGCGAAATCTGGGGTACTTATAACAATGATAATATGAATGTAAGTATAGATGATGAGCAGACGAGTAAGAATTATTCTTTAATGAATTGGGCCGCCAAAGAAGTTTTAAGACAGGGTGGAAATGTTTTTCTAATCCCCGATGCCCAAATGCCCGAAAAGCAATCAAAAATGAATGCGCTTTATCGCTTTAATTAA
- a CDS encoding NYN domain-containing protein, which translates to MDTNLAVLIDGDNIPSAYIKEMMEEIAKYGNPTIKRIYGDWTKPHLVKWKNVLLENAINPIQQYGYTQGKNATDSAMIIDAMDILYSDKVDGFCLVSSDSDFTRLATRLREAGKNVIGIGEKKTPEPFIVACDRFIYIEILKNTEKDSEQGTEKGGKATKKKNVDKITPKVVRLISQTISDVADEDGWAFLGDVGSLLQKKQPNFDSRNYGFQKLTPMIHSIDKFEIESRTNQSSKFKLIYVRNKD; encoded by the coding sequence ATGGATACAAACCTTGCGGTGTTAATAGATGGAGATAATATCCCCTCGGCCTATATAAAAGAAATGATGGAAGAAATTGCCAAATACGGCAATCCCACTATTAAAAGGATTTATGGTGACTGGACAAAACCCCATTTAGTAAAATGGAAAAATGTTTTACTGGAAAACGCTATTAATCCCATTCAGCAATATGGTTACACACAAGGAAAAAACGCTACAGATTCTGCGATGATTATCGATGCGATGGATATTTTGTATTCAGATAAAGTAGATGGTTTTTGCCTGGTTTCCAGCGATAGCGATTTCACAAGATTAGCTACAAGACTGCGTGAAGCAGGAAAAAATGTAATTGGAATTGGAGAGAAGAAAACCCCCGAACCATTTATCGTAGCTTGTGACCGGTTTATTTATATTGAAATTCTAAAGAATACTGAAAAAGATAGTGAACAGGGAACCGAAAAAGGCGGAAAGGCCACTAAAAAGAAAAACGTAGATAAAATTACTCCAAAAGTGGTTCGGCTTATTTCTCAAACAATTTCAGATGTTGCCGATGAAGACGGCTGGGCATTCCTTGGCGATGTGGGAAGTTTGCTTCAGAAAAAACAACCCAATTTTGATTCTCGTAATTACGGTTTTCAAAAACTCACCCCAATGATTCATTCTATAGATAAATTTGAAATTGAATCGCGAACAAATCAAAGCAGTAAATTCAAATTAATTTACGTGAGAAACAAAGATTAA
- a CDS encoding GlcG/HbpS family heme-binding protein, protein MNITLAQAQKVIAAAEKKSKELDVKMDIAVVDSGANLTAFARMDGAWLGSVDIAIKKAKTARFFDMNTGEIGKLSQPGEALFNIPTTDL, encoded by the coding sequence ATGAATATTACTTTAGCACAGGCACAAAAAGTAATTGCCGCCGCCGAAAAGAAATCGAAAGAATTAGATGTAAAAATGGATATTGCCGTCGTAGATTCTGGCGCAAATCTAACTGCATTCGCCAGAATGGACGGCGCTTGGTTGGGCTCGGTAGATATCGCTATAAAAAAAGCAAAAACAGCTCGATTTTTTGATATGAATACCGGAGAAATTGGAAAATTATCCCAACCCGGGGAAGCGCTGTTTAACATTCCAACAACGGACTTATAA
- a CDS encoding heme-binding protein: MPLKNKNGEIIGAVGVSGSSVENDHAVANYAAESI; encoded by the coding sequence GTGCCTTTAAAAAACAAAAACGGTGAAATTATTGGAGCTGTAGGAGTTTCTGGAAGTTCTGTAGAAAACGATCACGCAGTTGCAAATTATGCTGCAGAAAGCATTTAG
- a CDS encoding VOC family protein: MNNIPQPNIGFITQQNYMKKSFILITLFFIFSTFSSKAQELNSKITIDHIAVYVVDLDKSTNFYENIIGLEKIPEPFNDGKHTWFSLGSNVQLHLIKGASSFIEPDKNSHLSLSVSSVSNFIKVLEKNKIHYENWPGEKQAVTNRVDGVKQIYITDPDGNWLEINDAKK, translated from the coding sequence ATGAACAATATACCACAGCCAAATATTGGCTTCATTACGCAACAAAACTATATGAAAAAATCATTCATTTTAATTACCCTATTTTTCATCTTTTCTACGTTTTCCTCAAAAGCTCAAGAGCTTAATTCTAAAATCACTATCGATCATATCGCAGTTTATGTAGTTGATCTTGATAAAAGTACCAATTTCTATGAAAACATCATCGGATTGGAAAAGATACCCGAGCCATTTAACGATGGCAAACATACCTGGTTTAGTTTGGGATCAAATGTTCAACTGCATTTAATTAAAGGTGCATCTAGCTTTATTGAACCCGATAAAAATAGCCATCTTTCCTTGTCTGTTTCATCTGTTTCTAATTTTATCAAGGTGCTGGAGAAAAATAAAATACATTATGAAAACTGGCCTGGAGAAAAACAAGCGGTTACCAATCGCGTTGACGGAGTAAAGCAAATTTATATCACAGACCCTGATGGAAACTGGTTAGAAATAAATGATGCAAAGAAATAA